A stretch of Megalobrama amblycephala isolate DHTTF-2021 linkage group LG14, ASM1881202v1, whole genome shotgun sequence DNA encodes these proteins:
- the apex1 gene encoding DNA-(apurinic or apyrimidinic site) endonuclease isoform X1, protein MHFGLYSSRILCVRVCAVSFFRVCGLKTTVNMPKRAKKNEEAVDGETGNGTAPAKKEKKGKEPEAPILYEDPPDKTTSKDGRAANMKITSWNVDGLRAWVKKNGLDWVRKEDPDILCLQETKCAEKALPSDITEMPEYPHKYWAGSEDKEGYSGVAMLCKTEPLNVTYGIGKEEHDKEGRVITAEFPSFFLVTAYVPNASRGLVRLDYRKTWDVDFRAYLSGLDQRKPLVLCGDLNVAHQEIDLKNPKGNRKNAGFTPEEREGFTQLLEAGFTDSFRDLYPEQANAYTFWTYMMNSRAKNVGWRLDYFVLSAALLPGLCDSKIRNTAMGSDHCPITLLLAV, encoded by the exons ATGCATTTTGGTTTATACAGTTCACGCATTTTAT GTGTTCGTGTGTGTGCTGTCAGTTTCTTTCGTGTGTGTGGCCTTAAAACAACTGTAAACATGCCCAAAAGAGCCAAGAAGAATGAGGAAGCTGTGGATGGGGAGACTGGCAATGGAACTG CACCtgcaaagaaagagaaaaaagggAAAGAGCCAGAGGCCCCGATTCTGTATGAAGACCCTCCAGATAAGACGACCAGTAAGGATGGCCGTGCAGCCAACATGAAAATCACCTCCTGGAACGTGGATGGTCTGCGTGCATGGGTGAAAAAGAACGGCCTTGAT TGGGTACGTAAGGAGGACCCAGACATACTGTGTCTGCAGGAAACTAAGTGCGCTGAGAAAGCCCTGCCGTCTGATATCACTGAAATGCCCGAGTATCCACACAAGTACTGGGCTGGATCAGAGGATAAGGAGGGATACAGCGGAGTGGCCATGCTCTGCAAGACCGAACCCCTCAATGTCACCTACGGTATTG GTAAAGAGGAACATGATAAAGAGGGTCGGGTTATCACTGCTGAGTTTCCATCTTTCTTCCTGGTCACTGCGTATGTGCCCAATGCCAGCCGCGGTTTGGTGCGGCTCGACTACCGCAAGACCTGGGACGTGGATTTCCGGGCCTACCTGAGCGGCTTGGACCAGCGCAAGCCCCTGGTGTTGTGTGGTGATCTGAATGTGGCCCATCAAGAGATCGATCTCAAAAACCCTAAGGGTAACCGCAAGAATGCAGGCTTCACCCCCGAGGAGCGTGAGGGCTTCACACAGCTACTTGAGGCCGGCTTCACCGACAGTTTCCGGGATCTGTATCCGGAACAAGCCAATGCCTACACCTTCTGGACCTACATGATGAACTCTCGAGCCAAAAATGTCGGCTGGCGTTTGGACTACTTTGTGCTGTCGGCCGCATTGCTCCCAGGTCTGTGCGACAGCAAGATCCGAAACACGGCCATGGGAAGTGACCACTGTCCTATTACCCTGCTTTTGGCTGTGTAG
- the apex1 gene encoding DNA-(apurinic or apyrimidinic site) endonuclease isoform X2, whose protein sequence is MPKRAKKNEEAVDGETGNGTAPAKKEKKGKEPEAPILYEDPPDKTTSKDGRAANMKITSWNVDGLRAWVKKNGLDWVRKEDPDILCLQETKCAEKALPSDITEMPEYPHKYWAGSEDKEGYSGVAMLCKTEPLNVTYGIGKEEHDKEGRVITAEFPSFFLVTAYVPNASRGLVRLDYRKTWDVDFRAYLSGLDQRKPLVLCGDLNVAHQEIDLKNPKGNRKNAGFTPEEREGFTQLLEAGFTDSFRDLYPEQANAYTFWTYMMNSRAKNVGWRLDYFVLSAALLPGLCDSKIRNTAMGSDHCPITLLLAV, encoded by the exons ATGCCCAAAAGAGCCAAGAAGAATGAGGAAGCTGTGGATGGGGAGACTGGCAATGGAACTG CACCtgcaaagaaagagaaaaaagggAAAGAGCCAGAGGCCCCGATTCTGTATGAAGACCCTCCAGATAAGACGACCAGTAAGGATGGCCGTGCAGCCAACATGAAAATCACCTCCTGGAACGTGGATGGTCTGCGTGCATGGGTGAAAAAGAACGGCCTTGAT TGGGTACGTAAGGAGGACCCAGACATACTGTGTCTGCAGGAAACTAAGTGCGCTGAGAAAGCCCTGCCGTCTGATATCACTGAAATGCCCGAGTATCCACACAAGTACTGGGCTGGATCAGAGGATAAGGAGGGATACAGCGGAGTGGCCATGCTCTGCAAGACCGAACCCCTCAATGTCACCTACGGTATTG GTAAAGAGGAACATGATAAAGAGGGTCGGGTTATCACTGCTGAGTTTCCATCTTTCTTCCTGGTCACTGCGTATGTGCCCAATGCCAGCCGCGGTTTGGTGCGGCTCGACTACCGCAAGACCTGGGACGTGGATTTCCGGGCCTACCTGAGCGGCTTGGACCAGCGCAAGCCCCTGGTGTTGTGTGGTGATCTGAATGTGGCCCATCAAGAGATCGATCTCAAAAACCCTAAGGGTAACCGCAAGAATGCAGGCTTCACCCCCGAGGAGCGTGAGGGCTTCACACAGCTACTTGAGGCCGGCTTCACCGACAGTTTCCGGGATCTGTATCCGGAACAAGCCAATGCCTACACCTTCTGGACCTACATGATGAACTCTCGAGCCAAAAATGTCGGCTGGCGTTTGGACTACTTTGTGCTGTCGGCCGCATTGCTCCCAGGTCTGTGCGACAGCAAGATCCGAAACACGGCCATGGGAAGTGACCACTGTCCTATTACCCTGCTTTTGGCTGTGTAG
- the LOC125244647 gene encoding probable tRNA N6-adenosine threonylcarbamoyltransferase has product MTVVIGFEGSANKIGVGIIRDGEVLSNPRRTYITPPGQGFLPGETAKHHRGVILTVLQEALDEAGLKPADVDCVAYTKGPGMGAPLVTVAVVARTVAQLWGKPLLGVNHCIGHIEMGRLITNAHNPTVLYVSGGNTQVIAYSERRYRIFGETIDIAVGNCLDRFARVIKISNDPSPGYNIEQMAKKGTKYIELPYTVKGMDVSFSGILSYIEDAAHKMLSTGQCTPEDLCFSLQETLFAMLVEITERAMAHCGSQEVMIVGGVGCNLRLQEMMAVMCKERGARIFATDERFCIDNGAMIAQAGWEMFRSGYVTELSDSWITQRYRTDEVEVTWRD; this is encoded by the exons ATGACTGTGGTGATTGGATTTGAGGGCAGTGCTAATAAGATTGGTGTGGGTATAATCAGAGATGGGGAAGTTCTGTCAAACCCCAGGCGCACGTACATTACCCCACCTGGCCAAG GGTTCCTACCTGGCGAGACGGCCAAACACCATCGCGGTGTgattctcactgtcctccaggAGGCTCTTGATGAAGCAGGGCTGAAACCTGCAGACGTTGACTGTGTGGCGTACACTAAAG GGCCAGGAATGGGGGCACCTCTGGTGACAGTGGCAGTTGTGGCCAGGACAGTCGCTCAGTTGTGGGGCAAACCATTGTTGGGGGTGAACCACTGTATTGGGCACATAGAAATGGGCCGTTTGATCACCAATGCCCACAACCCTACTGTTCTATATGTGAGCGGAGGAAATACCCAG GTTATTGCATACTCTGAACGACGTTACAGAATATTTGGAGAAACTATCGACATTGCTGTGGGAAACTGCCTGGACCGGTTCGCCAGGGTCATCAAG ATATCAAATGATCCCAGTCCTGGATACAACATTGAACAAATGGCAAAGAA GGGAACCAAGTATATAGAGCTGCCATATACAGTGAAGGGTATGGATGTGTCATTTTCTGGGATTTTGTCTTATATAGAG GATGCTGCTCACAAAATGTTGAGTACAGGTCAGTGCACACCTGAGGATTTGTGTTTCTCCCTACAA gagaCTCTGTTCGCGATGCTGGTGGAGATCACAGAAAGAGCCATGGCTCACTGTGGCTCTCAGGAGGTTATGATCGTCGGTGGAGTCGGCT GTAACCTGCGTCTGCAGGAGATGATGGCGGTCATGTGTAAGGAGAGAGGTGCTCGAATCTTTGCGACGGATGAGAG GTTTTGCATAGACAATGGAGCGATGATTGCACAGGCTGGTTGGGAAATGTTCCGCTCGGGTTATGTCACAGAGCTGTCAGACTCCTGGATTACACAAAG gtacagaacAGATGAAGTAGAGGTCACATGGCGAGACTGA
- the si:ch211-214j24.10 gene encoding uncharacterized protein si:ch211-214j24.10: MHIKTGTWESSNAVCESDPLCDPAVLVSPTKSEPQIRNRRLSPGSGSCGGGGGGCSSGMDKRQASPSSLEGSLNGVGHTQTFTSSRDRERRTPNKARSFRQNGPRAGPRSDERHSRTGLKERWVDNSLSLLKPPPAFPVKDSPAKLQPAVSYASKVKAGGGSVGAAEEPPGIGVLLQNQWGLSFISDGPEADVPQEKSPVVHPVAGEVTVKPSESLPDQVLRGSESSEELLLSCRHLEEALEYHTQEWNAILWKQKQDPAKVVWYKNALESPA, encoded by the exons GTACTTGGGAGTCAAGCAATGCAGTGTGCGAGTCCGACCCCTTGTGTGATCCGGCCGTCCTAGTGTCACCCACTAAATCAGAACCACAGATCCGTAACCGTCGCCTCTCCCCCGGCTCTGGCAGCTGCGGTGGGGGAGGAGGGGGCTGTTCCTCTGGGATGGATAAACGTCAAGCCTCACCAAGTAGCCTGGAAGGTTCTCTCAACGGGGTGGGCCACACCCAGACCTTCACATCAAGCCGCGACAGAGAGCGTCGCACCCCAAATAAAGCGAGAAGCTTTCGACAAAATGGCCCGAGAGCGGGGCCACGTTCAGATGAGAGACACTCCCGAACCGGTCTGAAAGAACGATGGGTGGACAACAGCTTGTCTTTGCTCAAACCTCCACCTGCTTTCCCTGTGAAAGACAGCCCTGCTAAACTGCAGCCGGCCGTCAGCTATGCCTCCAAGGTGAAGGCGGGAGGAGGTTCTGTTGGGGCAGCAGAAGAGCCACCTGGTATCGGGGTTTTGCTGCAGAACCAGTGGGGACTGAGTTTCATCAGCGATGGCCCGGAGGCAGATGTTCCCCAGGAGAAGAGTCCGGTTGTCCACCCAGTAGCTGGAGAGGTTACTGTAAAACCCTCTGAGTCTTTGCCCGATCAGGTCCTGAGAGGCTCTGAGAGTTCAGAGGAGCTGCTGCTTAGCTGTCGCCACCTGGAGGAAGCCTTGGAGTATCACACACAAG AATGGAACGCAATATTATGGAAACAAAAACAAG ACCCTGCAAAGGTTGTTTGGTACAAGAACGCCCTGGAGTCACCTGCCTAG